In Geotalea uraniireducens, one genomic interval encodes:
- the ahcY gene encoding adenosylhomocysteinase gives MVSTVNPGAATAAGDYVVSDIALAGWGRKEMTIAETEMPGLMAIREEYAAARPLKGARIAGSLHMTIQTAVLIETLAALGAEVRWASCNIFSTQDHAAAAIAASGIPVFAYKGESLEEYWEFTHRIFEWNDGGTPNMILDDGGDATLLVHLGSAAEKDSTVVANPTCEEEEYLFAAIRKRLATKPGWYTKLAENIRGVTEETTTGVHRLYQMHKEGRLKFPAINVNDSVTKSKFDNVYGCRESLVDGIKRATDVMVAGKVAVVCGYGEVGKGSAQALRGLQAQVWVTEIDPICALQAAMEGYKVVTMEYASDKADIFVTTTGNINVITHEHMKRMKNNSIVCNIGHFDNEIEVASLRQYQWENIKPQVDHIIFPDGKRIILLAEGRLVNLGCATGHPSYVMSSSFANQVLAQIELFCNPGEYPVGVYILPKHLDEKVARLQLSKLGAMLTELTDQQAAYIGVPKEGPYKPEHYRY, from the coding sequence ATGGTTTCAACGGTAAATCCGGGTGCCGCAACGGCGGCCGGGGATTACGTGGTAAGCGACATTGCGCTGGCCGGCTGGGGACGGAAAGAGATGACCATCGCCGAGACAGAAATGCCGGGGCTGATGGCGATTCGCGAAGAGTACGCGGCTGCGCGGCCGCTCAAGGGGGCCCGTATCGCCGGGTCGCTCCATATGACCATCCAGACGGCGGTATTGATCGAAACCTTGGCCGCTCTCGGTGCCGAGGTCCGCTGGGCATCGTGCAACATTTTCTCCACCCAGGACCATGCGGCTGCCGCGATCGCGGCCAGCGGCATTCCGGTCTTTGCCTACAAGGGTGAGTCGCTGGAAGAGTACTGGGAGTTCACCCACCGGATTTTCGAATGGAATGACGGCGGTACGCCGAACATGATCCTCGACGATGGCGGCGATGCGACGCTGCTGGTGCACCTCGGGAGCGCGGCGGAAAAGGATTCAACCGTCGTGGCCAATCCGACCTGCGAAGAGGAAGAGTATCTCTTCGCTGCCATCAGGAAGCGGTTGGCGACTAAGCCCGGTTGGTACACTAAGCTGGCGGAAAACATCCGCGGCGTCACCGAGGAGACTACCACCGGTGTTCACCGTCTCTATCAGATGCACAAGGAAGGGCGGCTGAAATTCCCGGCGATCAACGTCAACGATTCGGTCACCAAGTCCAAGTTCGACAACGTTTACGGTTGCCGCGAATCGCTGGTCGACGGTATCAAGCGGGCCACCGACGTGATGGTGGCCGGCAAGGTGGCGGTGGTCTGCGGTTACGGCGAGGTCGGCAAGGGGAGCGCCCAGGCGCTGCGCGGGCTGCAGGCCCAGGTCTGGGTCACCGAGATTGATCCGATCTGCGCCCTGCAGGCAGCCATGGAAGGGTACAAGGTCGTGACCATGGAGTACGCCAGCGACAAGGCGGATATTTTTGTCACCACCACCGGCAATATCAACGTCATTACCCATGAGCACATGAAGCGGATGAAAAACAACTCGATCGTCTGCAACATCGGCCATTTCGACAACGAGATCGAGGTTGCCTCCCTGCGCCAGTACCAGTGGGAGAACATCAAACCGCAGGTCGATCATATTATCTTCCCCGACGGCAAACGGATCATTCTGCTGGCCGAGGGACGGTTGGTCAACCTGGGATGCGCAACGGGGCACCCCTCCTACGTGATGTCCTCCTCCTTCGCCAACCAGGTGCTCGCCCAGATCGAACTCTTCTGCAATCCCGGGGAGTATCCGGTCGGGGTCTACATCCTCCCCAAACACCTGGATGAAAAGGTGGCCCGGCTCCAGCTTTCCAAACTGGGGGCAATGCTCACCGAACTGACTGATCAGCAGGCGGCGTATATCGGCGTGCCCAAAGAAGGCCCGTACAAGCCGGAGCATTATCGCTACTAA